The Aedes aegypti strain LVP_AGWG chromosome 3, AaegL5.0 Primary Assembly, whole genome shotgun sequence genome contains a region encoding:
- the LOC5575097 gene encoding uncharacterized protein DDB_G0283357, whose amino-acid sequence MSVWFQNRRAKFRKQERIAQQKVSSNNNNNNNNSNTSNNNNNNSSADSSSVKSEQKSSSAAGSTTPKDIKPGSPLSNVSTTPNSSASSHQSNGDIKPINGKLSDSDLNGLSVPHHGGPGGGAGLGSLHHHHHNNNNSSSSASKWSSSCNPLLQSQKASSAVNHLGMNHNLQNHHHHAVAALSSPFSSLLGAGGGAAGYLLDPLGGLNKTTAANHLF is encoded by the exons GTTTGGTTCCAGAACCGGCGGGCCAAGTTCCGGAAGCAGGAGCGGATCGCCCAGCAGAAGGTCTCGagcaataacaacaacaacaacaacaacagcaacacgagcaacaacaataacaacaacagcagcgcggATTCGTCGTCGGTCAAGAGCGAGCAGAAATCGTCCAGCGCCGCCGGAAGTACGACCCCGAAGGACATCAAACCGGGCTCGCCGCTGTCCAACGTGTCCACCACTCCGAACTCGAGCGCTTCCTCCCACCAGTCCAATGGCGATATCAAACCGATCAATG GAAAACTCTCCGATTCGGATCTGAACGGGCTGTCGGTGCCCCACCACGGAGGGCCCGGTGGAGGAGCAGGGCTCGGATCactccaccaccaccaccacaacaataacaacagcagcagcagtgcCAGCAAATGGAGCTCCTCGTGCAATCCGCTGCTGCAAAGTCAGAAAGCATCGTCGGCGGTGAACCACTTGGGCATGAATCACAATCTGCAGAATCATCACCACCATGCGGTGGCGGCGCTGTCGTCTCCATTTTCCTCGCTACTGGGAGCTGGCGGTGGAGCCGCCGGGTACTTGTTGGATCCGCTAGGGGGACTGAACAAAACTACCGCGGCCaatcatttgttctaa